One window of the Flavobacteriaceae bacterium YJPT1-3 genome contains the following:
- a CDS encoding prephenate dehydratase — MQEKEVLTATKVAIQGIAGSFHHQVAQEYFGSSVQIEECRTFQNIADSLQQDQSSHAVMAIENSIAGAILPNYALLDEYNLYIEGEYYLNIHHHLMALPGQDMEDIREVWSHPMALLQCRKFFRDYPDIKLVEDIDTADVARRIEEQHLKGIAAIASQSAAQIYHLQILSAEIQTINENATRFFILKRRGRQEAELINKASIRFTTEHKRGSLAAVLNVMSDCKLNLTKIQSLPVIDQPWKYAMFVDVTFEQYAHFEKAEALLKIMTPDFKVLGTYKNQQS; from the coding sequence ATGCAAGAGAAAGAGGTTTTAACGGCCACCAAAGTAGCGATTCAAGGCATCGCCGGATCTTTTCACCATCAGGTGGCTCAGGAGTATTTTGGGTCATCGGTCCAGATTGAAGAGTGTCGCACTTTTCAGAATATTGCTGACAGTCTGCAGCAGGATCAGAGCAGTCATGCAGTCATGGCCATCGAGAACTCCATAGCCGGAGCCATCTTGCCCAACTATGCGCTACTGGATGAGTACAACTTATACATTGAAGGGGAATACTACCTGAATATTCATCACCATTTGATGGCGCTTCCGGGACAGGATATGGAAGACATTCGCGAGGTATGGTCGCACCCCATGGCCCTGTTGCAGTGCCGGAAGTTTTTCAGGGATTATCCCGACATTAAACTCGTGGAAGATATCGATACGGCCGATGTAGCTCGCCGTATTGAAGAACAACATTTAAAAGGCATCGCGGCCATTGCCAGTCAAAGCGCCGCTCAGATCTATCATCTACAAATCCTCAGTGCCGAGATCCAAACCATTAATGAGAATGCCACCCGCTTTTTTATCCTAAAACGGCGTGGTCGACAGGAAGCCGAGCTCATCAATAAGGCCTCCATTCGCTTTACCACCGAACACAAAAGAGGCAGTCTGGCTGCTGTACTCAATGTGATGAGCGATTGTAAACTCAACCTGACCAAGATCCAGTCACTGCCGGTAATTGATCAACCCTGGAAATACGCCATGTTTGTTGACGTGACTTTCGAGCAGTACGCGCATTTTGAAAAGGCCGAGGCCCTTTTAAAGATCATGACACCCGATTTTAAGGTGTTAGGAACCTATAAAAATCAGCAATCATGA
- the gldA gene encoding gliding motility-associated ABC transporter ATP-binding subunit GldA, producing MSIVVSDITKSYGQQRALDGVSFQVKPGEITGFLGPNGAGKSTLMKILTTTVLPDSGTAALAGHTIGDQTRELQRIVGYLPENNPLYEDLYVKEYLHFVRQIHQAGPERVAAVIEQTGLSPEAHKKIGQLSKGYRQRVGLAAALIHDPEVLILDEPTTGLDPGQLIEIRKLIKTLGASKTILMSTHIMQEVEAICDRVIVIKKGQVVADESLKDLRDGQQQQIVVEFDYRVEEVALQQISHVDQVKNTGGFVYELSFSTQQDMRPVIFDFAHDNGLKILAMNPKNRNLESLYLELTQS from the coding sequence ATGTCCATCGTAGTTTCAGACATCACTAAATCATACGGGCAGCAACGTGCCCTGGACGGCGTTTCCTTTCAAGTAAAGCCGGGAGAGATCACGGGTTTCTTAGGCCCCAATGGAGCCGGCAAGTCTACCTTGATGAAAATTCTGACCACCACCGTACTGCCAGACTCCGGCACGGCCGCACTGGCCGGACACACTATTGGAGATCAAACCCGAGAACTTCAACGTATCGTGGGCTATTTACCCGAAAACAATCCGCTGTACGAAGACCTCTACGTGAAAGAATACCTGCATTTCGTCAGACAAATTCATCAGGCAGGACCCGAGCGGGTGGCCGCTGTGATCGAGCAAACGGGACTCAGCCCCGAGGCCCATAAAAAAATAGGACAACTGTCGAAAGGATACCGGCAACGGGTGGGTCTGGCCGCCGCGCTTATTCATGATCCTGAAGTACTCATACTGGACGAGCCCACCACCGGTCTCGATCCCGGGCAGCTTATCGAGATCCGCAAGTTGATCAAAACTTTGGGAGCCTCTAAGACCATCCTCATGTCAACGCACATCATGCAGGAGGTTGAAGCCATTTGTGATCGGGTGATCGTGATCAAAAAAGGTCAGGTCGTAGCCGATGAGTCTTTAAAAGATCTGCGGGACGGACAGCAGCAACAAATTGTGGTCGAGTTCGATTACCGGGTGGAGGAAGTAGCCCTGCAGCAGATCAGTCATGTGGATCAAGTAAAGAATACCGGTGGATTTGTTTACGAACTGAGCTTTTCCACCCAACAGGACATGCGGCCGGTCATATTTGATTTTGCGCATGACAACGGACTGAAGATCCTGGCCATGAACCCTAAAAATCGAAATTTAGAAAGTCTGTACCTCGAATTGACCCAATCATGA
- a CDS encoding endonuclease/exonuclease/phosphatase family protein: protein MIISWILYILVAFFVLISYIPRLRNPHWGFRSWGFIRVQTLVAQLILLPLLLMWGSFRESVHWTFVGLLGLTILYQLYLVLPFTSFYPSKQKFPKKDSYHRASLKLFTANVLQDNDRTDEFISIVKRYDPDVVLAMETDRAWEKALDQLESTYPHQVKVPLDNYYGMHVYSKLSLSDTKTEYRVEPDVPSITTTVHLDGGIKLRLYCVHPAPPSPTENETSKERDAELMLIGKEVREEDLPIVVCGDMNDVVWSRVSRLFKKMTNMIDPRIGRGLFPTFHAGYKLLRFPLDHLFHTSNIYVDKMERGPYYGSDHFPMYYEMSVQAKTTTDNEPELEEEEEEEIEERIQDGFESVQNKPALSS from the coding sequence ATGATCATCAGCTGGATTCTCTACATCTTAGTTGCCTTTTTTGTGCTGATCAGCTACATTCCGCGCTTGCGCAATCCGCATTGGGGCTTTCGATCCTGGGGATTCATTCGGGTGCAGACCCTGGTGGCACAACTCATCCTGTTGCCCTTATTATTGATGTGGGGAAGCTTTCGCGAAAGCGTACACTGGACTTTTGTCGGCCTGCTGGGATTGACCATTCTCTATCAGCTGTATTTGGTCCTTCCATTCACTTCCTTCTACCCCTCCAAACAAAAATTCCCCAAAAAGGATTCTTACCACAGGGCTTCACTTAAATTATTTACAGCCAATGTCCTACAAGATAATGACCGGACGGACGAGTTTATCTCGATTGTAAAACGTTACGATCCGGATGTGGTACTTGCCATGGAAACGGACAGGGCCTGGGAAAAAGCCCTGGACCAACTGGAATCTACCTATCCACATCAGGTCAAAGTACCGCTAGACAATTATTACGGGATGCATGTGTATTCCAAGCTGAGTTTGAGTGATACCAAAACGGAGTATCGGGTGGAACCCGATGTTCCATCCATCACCACGACAGTGCATCTAGACGGCGGCATCAAATTACGCCTGTATTGCGTGCATCCCGCACCGCCCAGTCCTACAGAAAATGAAACCTCTAAAGAACGCGATGCAGAATTGATGTTGATCGGTAAGGAGGTGCGTGAAGAGGATCTTCCCATTGTGGTGTGCGGAGACATGAACGACGTGGTGTGGTCACGGGTAAGTCGGTTGTTTAAAAAAATGACCAATATGATCGACCCGCGCATCGGCCGGGGCCTCTTCCCTACCTTTCATGCCGGCTATAAATTGCTGCGCTTCCCTTTAGATCATTTATTCCACACCAGCAATATCTATGTGGATAAGATGGAACGCGGACCCTACTACGGCTCTGATCACTTCCCCATGTATTACGAAATGAGCGTACAGGCCAAGACCACTACAGACAATGAGCCTGAGCTGGAAGAAGAAGAGGAAGAAGAAATTGAAGAGCGCATTCAGGATGGCTTCGAAAGTGTGCAGAACAAGCCTGCCCTAAGCAGCTAG
- a CDS encoding alpha/beta hydrolase-fold protein — MNYQLDYISLKGQFPSKYLNRKVKFRWVAPASYQNTQKTFPVLLMNDGQDFTAMNLEKTLIQSFHSRKNKPFIYIGVETNHQRMQEYGLAHAADFKGRGARAKDYAAFIMQEFIPFLKQEFKVSPDPLDWVYCGMSLGGLSAFDIVYNHPDSFGKVGVFSGSFWWRNKAYDPQDHLDRSRMVLNMVENRAHAAHLKFWFQCGTEDEKADRNKNGIIDAIDDTQDLIKELEKKGYSYPGDIVYLEIEGGKHDLPTWGAVFPDFINWAFGKVGGRETNAILDDKHGQASPH, encoded by the coding sequence ATGAATTATCAGCTCGACTACATCAGTCTTAAAGGGCAATTCCCTTCCAAATACCTCAACCGCAAGGTAAAATTTCGTTGGGTGGCCCCGGCTTCCTATCAAAATACCCAAAAAACCTTCCCGGTGCTTTTGATGAATGACGGACAGGATTTTACCGCCATGAATCTGGAGAAAACGCTCATCCAATCCTTCCATTCCAGAAAGAACAAACCCTTTATTTATATAGGAGTAGAAACCAATCATCAACGGATGCAGGAGTACGGTCTGGCGCATGCAGCCGATTTTAAAGGGCGTGGGGCCAGGGCTAAAGACTATGCGGCCTTCATCATGCAGGAATTTATCCCTTTCCTAAAACAAGAATTTAAAGTCTCTCCGGATCCCTTAGACTGGGTCTATTGCGGAATGTCTCTGGGTGGATTATCAGCTTTTGACATTGTATATAACCATCCTGACTCCTTTGGAAAGGTGGGAGTTTTTAGCGGATCGTTCTGGTGGAGAAATAAAGCCTATGATCCTCAGGATCACCTGGACCGTAGCCGAATGGTCTTAAATATGGTCGAGAATAGAGCACATGCGGCCCATCTGAAATTTTGGTTTCAATGCGGCACCGAGGACGAAAAAGCAGACCGGAATAAGAATGGAATCATCGATGCCATAGACGACACGCAGGATCTGATCAAAGAATTGGAAAAGAAGGGATATTCCTATCCGGGAGATATCGTCTATCTCGAGATTGAAGGGGGAAAGCACGATCTGCCTACCTGGGGGGCTGTATTTCCTGATTTTATCAACTGGGCCTTCGGTAAAGTGGGTGGACGTGAAACCAATGCCATTCTGGACGATAAGCATGGGCAGGCTTCACCGCACTAG
- a CDS encoding alpha/beta hydrolase-fold protein yields MAEITYFPYYSNILERNIQVEVTGHWGYPILMFPSSGGQFTQNRDFGLNASVMHLVNEGKIKLYNVETIDLLSFYDDHLPSEVKIHNYELYMQFLKTEFIPFLQRECHTHRIATAGVSFGGYHAANTAFRFPDLVSHVFAMSAVFNIRNMTPLSDDIRIYYNSPDEFMRNEEGWKYQHMHIVLSTSDWDICKDKNERMARILEEKGIPFWYDEKKWIAHDWPLWKMVFPELVGRYFN; encoded by the coding sequence ATGGCAGAAATTACCTATTTCCCCTATTATTCCAATATCCTTGAGCGAAACATCCAGGTGGAGGTCACCGGGCACTGGGGGTATCCTATTTTGATGTTCCCTTCTTCAGGCGGTCAGTTTACGCAGAACCGAGACTTTGGATTGAATGCCTCGGTCATGCATTTGGTCAACGAAGGTAAGATCAAATTGTACAATGTGGAAACTATTGATCTGCTGTCCTTTTATGACGATCATCTGCCCTCTGAAGTAAAGATTCACAACTACGAATTGTATATGCAATTCTTAAAAACAGAGTTTATTCCGTTTCTGCAACGGGAATGCCACACCCATCGAATCGCTACGGCTGGAGTGAGTTTTGGCGGCTATCACGCCGCTAACACGGCATTTCGGTTCCCTGATCTGGTCTCTCATGTATTTGCGATGAGTGCGGTATTCAATATTCGAAATATGACCCCGCTGTCCGATGATATTCGCATTTACTACAACAGCCCTGATGAATTTATGCGCAATGAGGAAGGCTGGAAATACCAGCATATGCATATTGTACTGAGCACTTCCGACTGGGATATCTGTAAAGATAAAAATGAACGCATGGCTCGCATCTTAGAGGAAAAAGGTATCCCCTTTTGGTACGATGAAAAAAAATGGATCGCACACGATTGGCCCCTCTGGAAAATGGTATTTCCTGAACTGGTTGGCCGATATTTTAACTAA
- a CDS encoding carboxylate-amine ligase, whose protein sequence is MHKFTLGIEEEFQILDSDSLQLRSQMSKIIEGGRVHLQERIKEEMHQSIVEMGTNVCENVNEARDEVSYLRQQIILLAKEEGLKVAASGTHPFSHWNEQLITDKPRYDDIVNELKDVARSNLIFGMHVHVAIPSREEGLDILNVVRYFLPHLYALSTNSPFWEARDTGFKSFRSKVFDKFPRTGIPPFFNSIAEYDKFVDILVRTNCLDNTKKIWWDIRLHPFYPTIEFRICDVVMTVDEVMCITALMQSLVAKLYKLHQKNQTFKTYRRLLLNENKWRAARWGMDAKLIDFGKEKEVPFHLLMQELLEFVDDVVDDLGCRKDVNYVYQMLQQGSGADRQLAVYEDSKDLKQVAQYIVEQTAKGL, encoded by the coding sequence ATGCATAAATTCACCCTGGGAATAGAAGAAGAGTTTCAAATTCTCGATAGCGACTCACTCCAATTACGCTCACAAATGTCGAAGATCATCGAAGGCGGACGGGTGCATTTGCAGGAACGCATCAAAGAGGAGATGCATCAGTCGATTGTAGAAATGGGCACTAATGTATGTGAAAATGTCAACGAGGCCCGGGACGAAGTGTCCTATTTGCGTCAACAGATCATTCTTCTGGCTAAAGAAGAAGGATTAAAAGTAGCCGCATCGGGCACGCATCCTTTTTCCCACTGGAATGAACAACTCATTACCGACAAACCGCGCTATGACGATATTGTCAATGAATTGAAAGACGTTGCGCGATCCAATCTGATCTTTGGTATGCACGTACACGTGGCCATCCCCAGTCGGGAAGAAGGCTTGGACATTTTAAATGTCGTGCGCTACTTTCTACCCCATTTGTACGCCCTATCGACCAATTCTCCATTTTGGGAGGCTCGGGATACCGGATTTAAATCGTTCCGGTCTAAGGTCTTCGATAAGTTTCCCCGAACGGGAATCCCTCCTTTTTTCAATAGCATCGCCGAGTATGACAAATTCGTCGACATTTTGGTGCGCACCAACTGCCTGGACAATACCAAAAAGATCTGGTGGGACATCCGCTTACACCCCTTCTATCCCACGATTGAATTTAGGATCTGTGATGTGGTCATGACCGTAGACGAGGTCATGTGCATCACCGCCCTCATGCAAAGCCTGGTGGCCAAATTGTACAAGTTGCATCAGAAAAATCAAACGTTTAAAACCTATCGCCGACTTTTGCTCAATGAGAATAAATGGCGCGCGGCCCGTTGGGGTATGGATGCCAAGTTGATTGATTTTGGCAAAGAAAAAGAAGTCCCTTTTCATTTATTGATGCAAGAACTGCTAGAATTCGTTGATGATGTAGTGGACGATCTGGGATGCCGGAAAGATGTCAATTATGTCTATCAGATGCTGCAGCAAGGCTCTGGAGCTGATCGACAATTGGCCGTTTATGAAGATTCCAAAGATTTAAAACAAGTAGCACAATATATTGTGGAGCAAACGGCCAAAGGCCTATAA
- a CDS encoding GMP synthase gives MQTEIKIALLDMNNGEPNEGMRCLRMLAGEFLAEPDRTGHYDVFDVRAKGELPHLVDYDIYISSGGPGSPLASGELWEKQYFEFLDAFLHHNLSQPDKKHLFLICHSFQLACRHWDLARVTKRRSTSFGILPIHKTASGQHEILFQGLDDPFYAVDSRDYQVVGPQDWKLETLEGRVLCREKIRPNVPLERAVMAIRFSREIFGVQFHPEADSEGMMRYFLKEEKKQQVIKKHGKKKYQDMIDHLDDDDKIMKTNHTIIPRFLALAAAEVEANKLVSHD, from the coding sequence ATGCAGACTGAGATCAAAATTGCTTTACTGGACATGAACAACGGCGAACCCAATGAGGGGATGCGTTGTTTGCGTATGCTCGCTGGTGAATTTTTAGCGGAACCGGACAGAACAGGTCATTATGATGTTTTTGATGTTCGCGCCAAAGGAGAGCTACCGCACCTGGTCGATTACGATATTTACATTTCATCCGGCGGACCCGGTTCTCCATTAGCCAGCGGCGAACTCTGGGAAAAGCAATATTTTGAATTTCTGGATGCTTTTCTACATCACAATCTATCACAACCAGATAAGAAACACCTCTTTCTCATTTGCCACTCCTTCCAACTGGCTTGTCGGCACTGGGACTTAGCCCGAGTAACCAAGCGGAGATCGACCTCCTTTGGTATTCTTCCAATCCACAAAACAGCCAGTGGTCAACACGAGATTCTCTTTCAGGGATTGGACGATCCTTTCTATGCGGTAGACTCCAGAGATTATCAGGTAGTCGGACCTCAGGACTGGAAATTGGAGACCCTGGAAGGTCGCGTACTCTGTCGAGAAAAAATAAGACCTAACGTGCCTCTTGAGAGGGCTGTCATGGCCATTCGTTTCAGCAGAGAGATTTTTGGAGTTCAGTTCCATCCCGAAGCAGATTCTGAGGGGATGATGCGCTATTTCCTCAAGGAGGAGAAGAAACAACAAGTCATCAAAAAGCATGGGAAAAAGAAATATCAAGACATGATCGATCATTTGGACGATGATGATAAGATCATGAAAACCAATCACACCATCATTCCACGTTTTTTAGCCTTGGCTGCCGCCGAAGTGGAAGCCAACAAGCTCGTTTCTCATGATTAA
- a CDS encoding HAD-IIA family hydrolase encodes MKKGFLIDMDGVIYGNDTLIPGADEFIKTLQQREIPFLFMTNNSQRTPLDTVNKVAAMGITIQPQNVYTSAMATANFLSFMKPSGTAYILGEGGLINSLHQEGYVMVNRNPDFVVVGEGRNFTLEMVNDAVDMVLSGAKLIATNLDPSPKKKGWNNLGIKAIVAMIEEATGHKAFSVGKPSPVMMRAARKYLGLEARETIIIGDTMDTDILGGVQLGYTTILTLSGVSKKEALNRYAFKPDMIVPSVKELDIDKALNMQ; translated from the coding sequence ATGAAAAAGGGTTTTTTAATTGACATGGATGGGGTTATCTACGGTAACGACACCTTGATCCCGGGAGCTGATGAGTTTATCAAAACGTTACAGCAGCGTGAAATACCATTTTTATTCATGACCAATAACAGTCAGCGAACCCCCTTGGATACGGTCAATAAGGTAGCTGCGATGGGCATCACTATACAACCGCAAAATGTGTACACTTCGGCCATGGCCACTGCTAATTTTCTCTCGTTCATGAAACCTTCAGGAACGGCCTATATTTTGGGTGAAGGGGGACTGATCAACAGCCTCCACCAGGAAGGTTATGTCATGGTCAATCGAAATCCCGATTTTGTGGTGGTGGGAGAAGGGCGCAATTTTACCTTAGAAATGGTGAATGACGCGGTGGATATGGTACTATCCGGAGCGAAATTGATCGCTACTAATTTGGACCCTTCACCAAAGAAAAAAGGCTGGAATAATTTGGGGATTAAAGCCATTGTGGCCATGATTGAAGAAGCCACCGGACACAAAGCATTCTCCGTAGGGAAGCCCAGCCCGGTAATGATGCGAGCAGCCCGGAAATATCTCGGTTTGGAAGCCCGTGAAACCATTATTATTGGAGATACTATGGATACTGATATTTTGGGCGGGGTGCAATTGGGATATACGACCATACTTACCTTATCAGGAGTCTCCAAAAAAGAGGCCTTAAATCGCTATGCCTTTAAGCCGGATATGATTGTTCCCTCGGTAAAGGAACTGGATATTGATAAAGCCTTGAATATGCAGTAG
- a CDS encoding SdrD B-like domain-containing protein, whose protein sequence is MYTTTRKWQSATRARCLFTLMILFSPLITLALDANNSSTDCSDCDGKITTLTLEYLGNESTALITVKQKQDGEVVFNEHVESGSTFSFTGTDKKGTLGTEILIYVNNQLDSQVHTSCSEPIGPGTRFGAFLVIEGASRNGGALCPYENEDPNEEDPNTEECGDCDGKIDQLTLRYEGTISDASIQVIQKKDKAVVFDGIVQPQAIFSFSGQDKKNTFSTEISIVINGSEHTRIHTSCSEPVAPGMTFGDFYIISGSSRNGGALCGSEESLNGLGGTVFDDLNQDGIQQNSEPRVSEVPVHLYDCNNNLISSTTTDVNGVYSFTQLDSSLNYFLQFEEPIYYLFTVQDEGSNDTVDSDVDTNGFTTCFTITDDSFITNIDAGIYQPGSEEPEDPTDPEDPEDPSTCDVGVSPDQTICIGFGATLTATGGETYLWSNGETTDTITVYPTKTTTYEVTITNGACSATKSVTVTVISTNSCGSLLAEPTVKVYPNSVTAKETVNLQLDLKEDQEVVVMVYDNFGRQIHHYGKKGYAAGTHTQQIKLDAIARLDSGIYYIKIGSVGWSKTLRIFVE, encoded by the coding sequence ATGTACACAACTACTCGGAAATGGCAATCAGCCACTCGTGCGCGTTGTCTTTTCACCCTAATGATCCTATTCAGTCCACTGATCACGCTTGCCCTAGATGCCAACAATTCCTCGACGGATTGTAGTGATTGTGATGGAAAAATAACCACCTTAACCTTGGAATACCTCGGCAACGAGAGTACTGCTTTAATTACCGTCAAACAAAAACAAGACGGGGAAGTAGTATTCAATGAACACGTTGAGAGCGGTAGTACGTTTAGCTTTACCGGAACCGATAAAAAAGGAACGCTAGGTACGGAAATTCTGATTTATGTAAACAATCAGCTGGACAGTCAGGTACATACTTCCTGTTCGGAGCCTATCGGACCCGGAACTCGCTTTGGCGCGTTTTTAGTCATCGAAGGAGCCAGTCGAAACGGAGGTGCCTTATGTCCCTATGAGAATGAGGATCCCAATGAGGAAGATCCAAACACAGAAGAATGTGGAGATTGTGACGGTAAGATCGACCAGTTGACCCTGCGCTATGAAGGTACTATAAGCGATGCCTCTATTCAGGTCATTCAGAAGAAAGATAAAGCTGTTGTATTTGACGGAATTGTTCAACCACAAGCGATCTTTTCTTTTTCCGGACAAGACAAGAAAAATACGTTCAGCACAGAGATCAGTATAGTGATCAATGGTAGCGAGCACACCCGTATTCATACCTCTTGTTCAGAGCCCGTGGCTCCGGGCATGACCTTTGGTGATTTTTACATCATTAGCGGAAGTAGCAGAAATGGAGGTGCCTTATGTGGCTCGGAAGAATCTTTGAACGGACTGGGAGGAACGGTGTTCGATGACCTGAATCAGGACGGCATCCAGCAGAATTCGGAACCTCGAGTAAGTGAGGTACCTGTTCATTTGTACGACTGTAATAACAATTTAATCAGCTCCACCACAACTGATGTGAACGGGGTCTATTCTTTCACCCAATTGGACAGCAGTCTGAATTATTTTCTCCAGTTTGAAGAACCCATCTACTACCTCTTCACCGTTCAGGACGAAGGGTCGAATGATACTGTGGACTCCGATGTGGACACCAATGGTTTCACAACCTGCTTTACCATTACTGACGATAGTTTCATCACAAATATTGATGCAGGCATCTATCAGCCGGGATCAGAAGAGCCTGAAGATCCCACAGATCCCGAAGATCCGGAAGACCCATCCACTTGTGACGTTGGAGTGAGCCCAGATCAAACCATCTGTATTGGTTTTGGAGCTACCCTTACGGCCACCGGAGGGGAAACTTACCTTTGGAGTAATGGCGAAACCACAGACACCATTACCGTATATCCCACAAAAACGACCACGTATGAGGTTACCATCACCAACGGGGCGTGTTCAGCCACCAAGAGTGTAACCGTAACGGTGATCTCGACCAATTCTTGTGGTTCGCTTTTGGCAGAACCAACCGTGAAAGTATATCCTAACTCGGTCACCGCAAAAGAAACGGTTAATCTGCAACTCGATCTAAAGGAGGACCAGGAAGTCGTGGTGATGGTCTATGATAATTTTGGAAGACAGATTCACCACTACGGAAAGAAGGGTTATGCGGCCGGAACTCATACGCAGCAGATCAAGCTGGATGCCATCGCACGATTGGATAGTGGCATCTACTACATCAAGATCGGCAGTGTTGGATGGTCCAAAACACTTCGAATCTTCGTAGAATAA
- a CDS encoding helix-turn-helix transcriptional regulator: protein MSPTLSQERVDLDQLISRIQSVTAKDTRLMVNLFDLEKQEFCFANSAFAKGPYFFKESSWNSWFDHIVKQEMPMIKQKVNALIQRYVANKTAHPLVLHYHIYDTAHQMKWLQHTLQGVRTSGRRFICSYLYDFSNLKQIQNFLDEKGGVLLKHDEIAISCREQEVLQLVANGLSSKEISQALFISDHTVHSHRKNLMDKFQVHNTAQLIQKAAKQNII from the coding sequence ATGTCTCCTACGCTGTCGCAAGAGCGCGTTGATCTCGATCAATTGATATCCCGAATCCAATCAGTTACGGCTAAAGACACTCGTCTGATGGTTAATCTATTCGATTTGGAAAAACAAGAATTTTGTTTTGCCAATAGCGCTTTCGCGAAAGGACCTTATTTTTTTAAAGAAAGTAGCTGGAATTCTTGGTTTGACCATATCGTAAAGCAAGAAATGCCCATGATCAAACAAAAAGTCAATGCCCTCATTCAACGCTATGTCGCTAATAAAACTGCTCATCCCTTAGTATTACATTATCATATCTACGATACTGCACATCAAATGAAATGGCTGCAGCATACCCTACAAGGGGTTCGAACCTCCGGCCGCCGTTTTATCTGCAGCTACCTCTACGACTTTTCAAATCTGAAGCAAATTCAGAATTTTCTGGACGAAAAAGGCGGCGTCTTACTCAAACACGATGAGATCGCTATTTCTTGTAGAGAACAAGAAGTATTGCAATTGGTAGCTAACGGACTTTCCTCAAAAGAAATCAGTCAAGCTCTTTTTATCAGCGACCATACGGTGCACTCCCACCGCAAAAATCTGATGGACAAATTTCAGGTCCATAATACCGCCCAGCTCATTCAGAAGGCGGCCAAACAGAACATCATTTAA
- a CDS encoding DNA-formamidopyrimidine glycosylase family protein: protein MPELPEVHGYKTYIDSTSLHQKIVGLDCRDERLLKQPFNDFKEHLIGQSLTSTRRIGKYLFLETTGSRVLIMHFGMTGRPNYYKSADDRPQYGHIELSFENGFHFAFENKRKFGWWDLTETIEDYKKEVGLSDDARELTLEQFKDSLLSRKTHIKKVLLDQGVCAGVGNWMADEILYQAQVHPKEKVEDMDQSTIEKVFKAMQEVIETAIKHDAHYSDFPEHYLMHFRKEGANCYHTQGTIEKIKVGGRSTYFSPKWQDK, encoded by the coding sequence ATGCCTGAATTACCCGAAGTACACGGATACAAAACCTACATCGACAGCACCAGCCTGCACCAGAAGATTGTTGGATTGGACTGCAGAGATGAGCGCCTGTTAAAGCAGCCATTCAATGATTTTAAAGAACATTTAATCGGTCAGTCATTGACCTCCACCCGACGCATCGGTAAATATCTCTTTTTGGAAACCACAGGTTCCCGGGTGCTGATCATGCACTTTGGGATGACCGGAAGGCCCAACTATTACAAGTCGGCAGACGACCGACCCCAATACGGGCATATTGAGCTTTCCTTTGAGAACGGCTTTCATTTCGCCTTTGAAAACAAACGAAAATTTGGCTGGTGGGATTTAACTGAGACGATCGAAGATTACAAAAAGGAGGTGGGTCTCAGTGATGACGCCAGGGAGCTCACGCTAGAGCAATTTAAGGATAGTTTGCTTTCGCGAAAAACCCACATCAAAAAGGTACTTTTAGATCAAGGGGTTTGTGCTGGGGTAGGCAATTGGATGGCAGATGAAATACTCTACCAGGCCCAAGTACATCCCAAAGAAAAAGTGGAAGATATGGATCAAAGTACCATTGAAAAGGTATTTAAAGCCATGCAGGAGGTCATTGAGACCGCCATTAAACACGACGCCCACTACAGCGACTTCCCGGAGCATTATTTGATGCATTTCCGAAAGGAAGGGGCCAATTGTTATCACACCCAGGGAACTATCGAAAAAATCAAGGTGGGAGGTCGGTCTACCTATTTCTCGCCCAAGTGGCAAGACAAATAA